TTTTTGCattagtatttttgttgctgagaGCAAAGGTCAATGGTTGGTGATCAGTGTAAATCTTAACCTTTTTTGATCCGTATAGGAAGCATTTCAGGGACTGTAGTGCCCAAATTATtgccaacatttctttttcattggcggCAAAAGTTTCCTCTGCTCTGCTTAGAGTTCTTGACAGAAAGGATATTGGCCTACCGTCTTGGGAAAGTACGGCTCCTAGagcgtaatttgaagcatccgtggtaagctcaaaagctttttcgaaatctgGATAGTGAAGTATAACATCGTCTGACGTCAAGCAATTTTTCAGGTCTTTAAAAGCTTCTACTTGTTGTGCTGTTAGATTTAAAAGTGTCCTTTTAGACTGATTCTTGGAAACTCTTCCAAGCTCTCCTCTCAGTATTTCAGTCAGGGGTTTTGCAATTTGTGCGTACGCCTTTATAAATCTGCGATAATGTCCGGTCATTCCTAAAAAGGAGCGTAAATCATGGACAGTTTTGGGccgtggaaaatttattatagcttcTATCTTTTTTTGTGTAGTGCGAATTCCATTTTGGCCAACTATTATACCGAGgaactcgatttcctttttgataaattcacatttatcgAACTGTACCTTTAAATGCGCTTTTTCGAGAGtgtcaaatataattgcaaGATTTCTAAAATGATCTTCTTTACTTTTGCTAAAGATAATTATGTCGTCAACATAAACGTAGCACCGAACGCCGATGTGTTTCCGTAGCACATCATCCAAAGTGCGTTGGAAAATGGCAGGCGCATTTCTTAAGCCGAATGGAAGTCGAGTAAATTCGAATTTCCCATTGGCAATAGAGAAGGCGGTCTTCTCAATATCTGCTTCGTTGAGAGCAATCTGATGGAATCCACTCTTAAGgtcaattgtagaaaaatacttatttgatcCTAGATTAGTTAGAATAGTGGTAATATCTGGAATGGGATATTTATCTGGTATGGTATCCTCGTTCAATTTACGATAGTCGATAaccatacgaaatttttttaatcctgaggcgTCTTCTTTCTTCGGTACGACCCATACCGGAGAATTGTAGGGAGATTTCGATGGTCGAATAATGCCATCTTTTAAGTAATTCCTCAATTTGTttgtctatttctttttttaaaggcattggataggggtaagttttggaatatattggtCTATCGCTTTTAGTCCTAATTTCGGCTTTAACGTTCGtgacatatgttaattttttatctggttCAGCAAATAATGTTGGGCAAGAGTTAAAGAGTTGTTTTAATCTTTCGTTATCTTCGGGACTCAAATGATTTAGCCTTAATGTAGTGTGTGCAATAGAGTTAATTGCTAACTGGTGGATGgggtattcatatttattgagtaatgtaaaatagttctccttagtaaaaattactgcgtttaaacttttcattgtATCGTTACCTATTATGGCATCAAAGGTTCTTAACTtgggcaaaatgtgaaattttaatttacctaCTTCATCACCGAAAACACTGATATTAGCATGATGAGTAATTTTGACGGGTCCACCAACAGAATTTGCAAtgaagggtttgttcggaatggGGTTCCTAATATATAAGTTggactaatataatttttgttcgatccggtatctaataaaaattttagttcattgccatttttcattttgaaacgatAGTATGGCAATGAGGAGTTTAgtctaaaaaattgatattgtcaCTAGGGGTTGCTTCGATCTCTTCTTGTTCTTCGTTGTATTCGGGTTGGTAGTCCTGTGAAGACTCGTAGTACCCTTCaggatattctaatatttcattattgtatTCTATTGGGTCAGTTTCTGTAACTTCAGTATTGTAGATCCGTTGCATTTTATTAGGAGTCTGTATTATCTGTGATGGTGGTCTCTTACTAGCTTGATTATTATTAGCCTGCGCTGGTCCATTACTAAATGCTTGTGGTTTGTTACTGAATGTTTGCTgcctattataaaatgtttgattttgttgatactgaggcctattctgataatttatttgcttcgttTGAACAGAGCGATCAACTTCCATTGGTGTAGGAGGTTTTGGAGGAAGAGGTGGTCTAAAGTTTGGTTGCACTGTGACGTAGTGTCGGTTTTGTCCGTACTGTTGATACGAATTTGGTCTAAGGGATTGgttgtgaacatttgtaagttCTGGGTAAAAGGGTCTTACTTGGGGTTTGAATGAGTATGACCTTGGTTGATTGTGGCTAATGGGTTGATTGTGGCTAATAGGTTTGGTATTGGTCGGCAAGCGACTGATACTATTTGTATGGTTCGTCCTGTAATTCATGTTGCCTAATTTGAGACACATATTGAGAGCCTGTGGTAAACTGGTTGGTTCCTTTACACTTAACAGACTGGGTAAGTTACCGTTCAGACCTCTTATAAATGTGTCGAGTGCCTTTTCTCTATATGTCGTTGTCATGGCATACAAATCTTCTTCACCTAACTCCAGGCAATCGATTTTGTCTAGGATAAGCGAGAGATATTGATaaacttgttgataaaattCTTCAACAGTGCTACCCCGTTGTGCAAGTGTtgtcatttgatattccaacGTTCGCCAACTAATGCGTCTCTCTTGTCTGAGTAATGTAacatcagacatttttttatcttaccccAATTTAATGGGGTGCGGTAAGACTCAAGGGCCGTGTCAGCTTCGCCAACTATCCTCTaggagttgtatttgttgtattggttgtatttgatgaattaatttaaatctttccttttatagttgtattattttacacttgtttaatttattctaaatttccccgtcacgcactttttgttcaatgtatttgtatttagcttATGCTTTTCGTTCGGCTGGGTTGATACTGCCCGTCCTTTTTCCGAAAGGTACTAAGGGGCCGAGTACGAAATGTTATTTAGGTTTCGTCcgcgagtataaaaaatattattattttttcctcacgGTCGATGCTCGGgcgccacataaaaaataaaacaatgcgtttttataagcagcactatgtgcttctgttgagctttattacaaaactgactacacttaactttaaggtttataatctaacctatgcttgagccggcctacgtgaccaaagatgcttggtcagctaaaagggtttgcgcgtgtagcgctcacctgcagctatttggttttgggggagaagacatggttgcgcgtgtttcgctcacttaaaaatttagcggatgcgcgtttagcgcagttgcacttttggttgtaataggactccaaagtatgcaaacggtttgtatgtttctagcatataatgtgggaatggaacTTAtttagaagttcataaaatattgtgttaacttgtacatgcaagaaaatcggttttatacctaaatgtaaaattatggatttttccaaatgcattgtcgTTTTGGCttcatgccaacttctgtaagatgaagaaggttaataaactttaatatgttaagcttatgatttgaggcaacttgatatggatttctaagtgtgtacgtgcaagaaaatcggttttatacctaaatgtaaaattccggatttttttctaaatgcattgccgttttggctttatgccaacttctgtaagatgaagaaggttaattatggattgctaaatgtgtatatgcaggaaaatcggttttatacctaaatgtaaaattttggaattttttccaaatgcactgccgttatggttttatgtcaacttgagtaagatgatgagggttaattaactttaatatgttaagctagtgatttgaagcaacttgatatggatttctaaatttgtatatgcaagaaaatcggttttatacctaaatgtaaaattctgtaatttttcccaatgcactgtcgttttggccttatgtcaacttgagtaagatgatgagggttaattaactttaatatgttaagctaatgatttgaggaaacttgatatggatttctaaatgtatacatgcaagaaaatcggttttatacctaaatgcaaaattctggaattttccaaatgtactgccgttttggctctatgtcaacttctggtaagatgaagaaggttaattaacttgtatatgtgacgttaatgatttgaatcaactcgagatggattgctaaatgtttaaatgcaggaaaatcggttttatacctaaatgtaaaattgtgaaatctttccaaatgcactgccgttatggctttatgccaactttagtaagatgaataaagttgactaactttaatatgtgaatctaataatttgaagcaacttgatatggatttctaatgtgtacatgcaagaaagtcggttttatactaaaatgtaaaattatggaattttttccaaatgcactgctgttatggtcttatgtccacttGAGTAAAACGatgagagttaattaactttaatatgtgaagctaatgatgtGAAGCAGatctttgtggatttctaaatgtgtatatggaagaaaatcggttttatacctaaatttaaaattctggaatttttcaaatgcactaccgttttggctttatgcaaacttctgtaagatgacgaaggttaattaactttaatatgtgaagctaatgatttgaagccattcgacatatattgccaaatgtgtacatgcaagaaaatcggttttatacctaaatgtaaaattatggattttttccaaatgcattgtcgttttggctttatgccaacttctgtatgatgaagaaggttagctaactttaatatgttaagctaatgatttgaagcaacatgatatggatttctaaatgtgtgcatgcaagaaaatcggttttgtacctaaatgtaaaattatggtttttttccaaatgcactggcgttgtggtcttatgtcaactttagtgagATGatgacggttaattaactttaatatgtgaagctattgatttgaatcaactcgatatggattgctaaatgtttaaatgcaggaaaatcggttttatacctaaatgtaaaattgtggaatttttccaaatgcactgtcgttttggttttatgccaacttctgtaagatgaagaagattaattaactttaatatgttaagcttatgaaTTGAGGCatcttgatatggatttctaaatgtgtacatgcaagaaaatcggttttatacctaattgtaaaattgtggaatttttccaaatgcactgccattttggctttatgctaacttctgtaagatgacgaaggttaattaactttaatatgttaagctaatgatttgaatcaactcgatatggatcgctaaatgtgtacatgcatgaaaatcggttttatacctaaatgtaaaattatggttttttttccaaatgcactgccgttatggtcttatgtcaactttagtgagatgatgagggttaattagctttaatatatgaagctaatgatttgaagcaaattgatatggatttctaaatgtgtacatgcaagaaaatcggttttataccgaaatgtaaaattgtggaatttttccaaatgcactgtcgttttggttttatgccaacttctgtaagatgaagaagattaattaactttaatatgtgaagctaatgatttaaagcaattcgttgtggatttctaaatgtgtatatgctggaaaatcggttttatacctaaatgtaaaattgtggaatctttccatatgcactgccgttatggctttatgccaacttctgtatgatgacgaaggttaattaacttgaatatgtgacgttaatgatttgaatcaactcgatatggtttgcttaatatttaaatgcaggaaaatcggttttatacctaaatgtaaaattgtgtaatttttccagatgcattgccgttatggtcttgtgTCAACTTGAAAaagatgatgagggtttatttactttaatatgttaagctaatgacttgaagcaacttggtatggattcctaaatgtgtacatgcaggaaaatcggttatatacctaaatgttaaattttttcaactgcaccgccgttttggctttatgccatctTAAAGGTTATTGCAGTATTTTTTGCAATAAGTGATatctaaatttatttgaaatttttatttttaaattttttttaccccttaccactggtggggagaagtaaaatgtgtaattaaaaaataatcttttccgttgagattttctttcaaatctgatttttattttgtatttttcttgcttatatacaaatttgaaaactatcttatctaactaaatatatgcgtatgtgtgtatgttacagcacaccacatggggttgtttccagtatacaatttaatacatgtgtgtgtgtgtgtgctgtcatataatttatgttgtatggtttgggctgttttcaagtgcacaagtgcatttgtaatcaattgcccaaacctaagtaaatatgtttatattacatatcttgagtgcatgcgtattgtatttaaatgcatacgtgcctcatgtatgtatgtatatgtgttgcatatatatgcatgtatatttaggtgtttatttatgtatgtattgtattgcCTCTGTCttatctaatatatgtatgtggactGTATAACTTATTATTGTTCAAGTAATTTGAACATACTGCCGAGGGCCAAAAAATGTGgttacaataatataataattaaattttttttttttagattacatttatacaattaattacaaattatgtGTTTGTGCGATTAGAAAGATTAATCGTAATTTTGCCTTTTGGCTTGGATTTGTAGCGTAcataacatataaataaaattacaattattataataactAATATAAGAGATATGTGTCCGCTAtgattttttagatttaaatcccttaaattaaaatcattattactTATTCTATTGATCTGCTCCTTAATTTGTTCGacatctttgttgttgttgatgcggTCAATCTGAAGCGGTACAATTTTGTCTTCTGTAATATCATGTATTACTGATATTATTGGATCTTGTATTAAGCTGATTGTATTTTGCgttgtaaatatttgatgacTTGACAATGTGATACCTTCGTATCGGGCTGTGCAACCTGCTTCAATGGAAAGAACACCTTGTGCTGGGATTTCTATTATTTCTCTTTTACCACCTAGACAGTCGACATGCAATGTAGATCGTTTGAATACTTTGAAAATCCACGTGTTGTCTGGATTAAGCTCCGCCCAGAACGGTGTCTTCTTTGTCTCTTCATACTGACAGTCTGCATGGCTAGTGTTGAATAGTGCTGAAAGCTCGCAAGTTTGGTCTAATGCAGGCTGCCATGGTGTTTTTCCTTTACAGATAAGGTGTTTGTTTAGGCTTCTTGTACACCTATTGAGCTGAGCTTGGGATATAAAGAAATACGAATTAAGCCCaaagttataaattaaaaattcatttcttaaTTTCGCTTTTACAACACGTCTTTTATATTCGGAAGGAATGGCTACCAATTTGAAAACTTCCGATGACTCACTCTGCATCAATGGTATCTCtcctttaattattaatttttggtcaaTAATAATACCTCTTGCTTCCATGAGATTGTAAACATCACGTAATTGACTGTCGCTTTGATGTCCAGGAATTTGAAGTTTTGCtggtaatttttctttaatgcgCATCAATTCTTCACTCAGTTGTAAGGGAGTTAAAAGAGCTGG
The Bactrocera neohumeralis isolate Rockhampton unplaced genomic scaffold, APGP_CSIRO_Bneo_wtdbg2-racon-allhic-juicebox.fasta_v2 ctg1862, whole genome shotgun sequence genome window above contains:
- the LOC126766607 gene encoding uncharacterized protein LOC126766607; translation: MAIQFQMLVTQISILMSESENTQRSITELLIDLNHGRINPALLTPLQLSEELMRIKEKLPAKLQIPGHQSDSQLRDVYNLMEARGIIIDQKLIIKGEIPLMQSESSEVFKLVAIPSEYKRRVVKAKLRNEFLIYNFGLNSYFFISQAQLNRCTRSLNKHLICKGKTPWQPALDQTCELSALFNTSHADCQYEETKKTPFWAELNPDNTWIFKVFKRSTLHVDCLGGKREIIEIPAQGVLSIEAGCTARYEGITLSSHQIFTTQNTISLIQDPIISVIHDITEDKIVPLQIDRINNNKDVEQIKEQINRISNNDFNLRDLNLKNHSGHISLILVIIIIVILFICYVRYKSKPKGKITINLSNRTNT